TAAAGCAGATAATACTGTAAAGATGTAAGCCTGAAGTGCAGCTACCAATAGTTCCAGTACAGAAACGAATAAAGCTAATGGTACAGATGCAAACCCTAATAATGGAGACTTGAAGATGAAGATCAATGAAATGATCGCTAAAATCATAATGTGTCCCGCTGTAATGTTAGCGAAAAGTCGCATCATTAAGGCAAATGGCTTTGTGAAGATACCAATGATTTCAATAGGAACCATAATTGGGTATAACAATAATGGAACCGGCGGCATAAAGATGTGTTTCCAGTAATCTTTATTAGCACTGAATAATGTAATTAATAAGGTAATGATTGCCAGTACGCATGTGATTGCAATGTTACCTGTAAGGTTCGCCCCAAAAGGAAAGAAAGGAATCAATCCGAAAAGGTTGTTGAACCAGATAAAGAAGAACGCCGTTAATAAGTAAGGCATATATCTTTTATATTTTACTGATCCGATATTTGGGATAGCCACTTCATCTCTGATGAATACGATTACAGGCTCCATTACTTTACCGATTCCTTTCGGAAGCTGTGATTTTTTATAGTTTCTTGCCATTCCTATGAACACTACTGCCATAAAAATTACTGACAAGAACATTGAAGCTGCATTTTTTGTGATTGATAAGTCAAAAAATACTTCGTTTGATTTTTGCTTTCCGCTAATGATAGAGAATAAAGTTGCTTTTTGAACTCCTTTAGTGGAAACTACCTGTCCGTGCTCTAAAGTATATCCGTCATGTTCATGACCGTGAGCAATGCTGCTTGAAAGAAAAGTATGCCATCCTTCATTATCTTTAATGATCACTGGCAATGGGATTGAAACATGATGCTCTTCGCCACTGTCATCTTTTGTAGTCCATAAATGCCATTCGTTAGAATCGCCAATGTGTTCCATGATCACTTTAGTCGCATTGAAGCCCTTCTCGTCTTCTTTATGCTCTACTTTTTCAGCTACTTTTTCCCCTTCAGTTTCGTGCTGCGCAGTGGCTAAACCACTAATAAACACAAACAAAAATGCGAAAAATAATGAAGAAATTTTTCTGTTCATATCTCTTTTTTAATCGTGTGCAAATATATCGATTTTATTAAACTTTACCAATACTAAAAATTGATTTTTATCATCAAAAAAATCAAGATTTATTAATGAGTTTTATTATAGGCATATATATAAGGAATGACGCTACTACAAAGCATCCGAGCAAAAACAGAAAATTTTCGTTTGTTTTGTCAATAATTAGTAAAGATATCAGCAGCCAAATCACATCTTTAGGAATATTTACCGTAAGAAATCTGAGTCCCGCATTCTCTCTGCCATAAAAATACTTTTTAAATATTATATACACAGCTATGTTAAAAACCGCTACCAATGCTATAACAATAAAAACCTCTAAAAAATTCATGCTGCAAAAATAGAACTATATTTTTTAAGACGGAAGAGATAATAAGGAAGGAAGCTGGAAGTTGCTTTTTCTGCAAATTATAATTTATATTTGTTGGAATTTGCGCAACAGCGATATTCTTCACCAGTTGTATGGGTGTAAGGTGCAAAGATTTTTATCTCCGATAAGATTTTACAGTGCCAAATATTAAGAATTAAGTGTAAAAAATTTGTGCTTTCGGGGTTAAAAAAAATGCCACGGATACCGAATTTTTATTTACTGTGGATTAGCAGATTGGCTGTATATGTTTTGGCTAAAGCCAATGGATTGCTTTTATTATTTAGGCGGACTAAAGTCCACCTCTATTGAATACATTCTACAGACTACAATAAAAGATTTTAATTACACAGATATCTGTTGATGTTTTTCTCTCGCAGATTCAGCAGATTTTACAGCCAGATTAAACCTTATGGGTTTTGGAAACCTATAAGGTTGATCCGATATTTTTCCAAAGATCTTATTTTTCTTAATGTTTCCAAGAATTTCAGTTTCAAAGAAAAAATTCTTTATTAAAAAGACCAACAATTATATTTAATAGCCTTCACTACTTCCCTCTTCCCGCCTCTATCTTCCATTCCCTATTCAAAATCCTTATAATATTAAGCGTATTATACCTGCATTTCTTAAAAATTCCTTATTTTTGCAAACCTATAATTTACAATAAATATGTTTAATAGTTTACAGGATAAATTAGACAAGGCATTACACAATATTTCCGGAAGAGGAAAAATTACTGAAATCAACGTAGCGGAAACCGTAAAAGAAATCCGCAGAGCGCTGGTAGATGCCGACGTTAACTATAAAGTTGCCAAAGATCTTACGAAAAGAGTTCAGGATAAGGCTTTAGGACAGAATGTTCTTACTTCCCTTACTCCGGGACAGCTGATGACAAAAATCGTTCACGATGAATTGGTAGATCTAATGGGTGGTTCTCAGGAAGGAATTAATCTTTCAGGAAAGCCTTCTGTAATTCTTATTGCAGGTCTTCAGGGTTCAGGTAAGACGACTTTCTCTGGAAAACTTGCCAATTATTTAAAAACAAAAAGAAATAAAAAACCGTTATTGGTTGCCTGTGATGTTTATCGTCCTGCAGCGATTGACCAGCTTAAAGTATTAGGAGGTCAGATTGATGTACCGGTTTATACTGAAGAAGGGGCAACCAATCCTTCTACAATTGCAGAAAATGCAATTAATTTTGCCAAATCAAACGGCCACGATGTTGTGATTGTGGATACTGCCGGACGTTTAGCCATTGATGAGCAGATGATGAACGAGATCAAATCCGTACATTACTTCATCAAACCAAACGAAACGCTTTTCGTTGTTGACTCCATGACAGGTCAGGATGCCGTGAACACAGCAAAAGCATTCAACGATGCGCTGAACTTTGACGGGGTTGTTCTTACCAAATTAGACGGGGATACCAGAGGGGGTGCTGCATTAACAATTCGTTCTGTCGTTGAAAAACCTATTAAATTCATCTCTACCGGTGAAAAAATGGAAGCTCTGGATCTTTTTTATCCGGAAAGGATGGCAGACAGAATTCTGGGAATGGGAGACGTTGTTTCCTTAGTAGAAAGAGCTCAGGAGCAGTTTGATGAAGAGGAAGCTAAGAAACTTCACAAGAAAATCGCTAAAAATGAATTTGGTTTTGATGACTTCCTGAAGCAGATCAACCAGATCAAGAAGATGGGTAATATGAAAGACCTTATGGGAATGATTCCCGGGGTTGGAAAGGCGATTAAAGATGTTGAGATCAGTGATGATGCTTTCAAACATATTGAAGCGATTATCTACTCTATGACTCCGGATGAAAGAAGAAGACCTTCTATTATCAACACTCAGAGGAAGCAGAGAATTGCTAAAGGGGCAGGAAGAAAAATTGAAGATGTGAACCAACTGATGAAGCAGTTCGACCAGATGGGTAAAATGATGAAGATGATGCAGGGACCTCAGGGCAAGCAGATGATGCAGATGATGAGCAAAATGCCGAATATGCCTGGAATGGGCGGAATGTTCGGAAAATAATAAGTAATTTTATTTAAAATATAGAATCCGGTTCAGATGTGAACCGGATTTTTTTATGATTTTTTTAAGTCCTCGTCAAAATAAGGAATTTCATCAAATGATTCTTTTACCTTAAAAATATCTTTGTTGGTTACAAATAACCTGTATTTATAATCATGATCTTCCTTTATATCGTTCTGCATTGTCTTGATGTCGAGACTTTCCAATATGTCTTTATACCAATTAAATACAGACAATGAGCGTGTAAAGACTACCAGATGACAATGATGTATTTTCATCACATAGTCATGATAAAAACGGATTGCCTCCTGTTTATCCGGGCTTGAAAAAAGGGTTTCCACTACCTGTCCCCGTTCATAATAATTGATCTGCCATTGCCCGGCCTTCATTTCCAGCCGTTCCATATCATCATAACGCTGTCCACCAACCCCTTCAATACAAAAACGGACGCAGCCTTCTGCTATCAATTGATTGTACAATTCATTAAGTTCCATCTTTCCGAAATTTTAATATTAATATGGTGAGGGTTGAAATATCTGGGATATCATCTGGTGTTTTTCCGAATAAAACAGGTAGAGTGTTCCCCACAATCCATAACGGTAAAACTGGGCTACAAATTTCATTTTCTCCCCGTCGGGATCAAGCGGTATCTCATCTTTCTGTTCCCAGGCAGCTGCTTCGCCTATCCACAATTTGTCGAAAGGCACACCGTCTTCTTCATCATCTTCATAATGATGCCCTACCGCCTGTACAATGCGCTCAATACCATTTTTAGTTTTATTGTTGGTGAAATCCAACAAGGCAGGTTCACTACCGTACGGATGCATTATCCCATCAAGCGCTCTTTCCTGTTCAAAGTCATGCCACCACAAATAACTTTGGGTCTCCAGCATCATTACAGCCTGCTGCAGAGTATACTTCCCTGAAAGACTAAAGCGTTTAGTCTTAGAATATTCTTCTTTTGTTACTTTTATCTTCTCGCCAATATGTTCAAAGGTATATTTCCCGTTGCCCCTATCCAGAATGACTTTATTTTCACTCTTTTCAATGTAATTTCTTTTCCATACCTCATTTTTTTCAAGACATTTAAGGGTAAACTCAAATGTATCAGGCAGACCTTCTTTTTCACTGACTTCAACATGTATTCCATCCCGTTTATGGTAATTGATTCCGCTGTATGAACTGCGAAAATGATCAACCGCAAATTTCTTGATTACTTCTCCTGCATCAGCCATTACATTTTTATCTTGTATACCGTGAATGTTCCAATAATTTACTTTGATATTCCAATCAGTCTTATCTTCTTTAAAAACTGCTGAAAACATATCATATCTGCTGTAAGAGCTTAGTTTCTTTAATGGAATGAGATGCTTTGCCATTTTCTTAGAGGCCGTGAAGCCTTTCCTGGTCTTTTTGTACAGCATCTTTTCGGTGATCTTTACATCACATTCCGGAATGTGCATGGTAATTTCTTTCAAAAAGCCATCGGCATCATAATGGTATCTGAAAAATTTCAGATTCATCCATCTTCTATTACCAAGGTAATATTGCACAGTCTCCGTAACAGGCATGGATATTCCGTTGATAATTTCATAGCCGTAGATGTCACGCTCATTGGGTCTGTATAAATACGAACCTGACTGCATCAGCTGGCCGTCATTACTATATTTATCCACCCTTTCGTAACTCAGGCTTTCAATGTAATCTATTGAGGTCTGAAGATATTCGCGCTCTTTATTAAGGTAATACCAATCAAGCTTCCTAAGGTTAAGCGGAGCAAGCAGCTGATATTTACCGCCTGCCAGCCGGAAATCCATACGACCCATCTCTTCATTCTGGATAAAAAAAATAAAAGGAATACCTTCCCACTTCTCATCAACAATACTGCCGTCCAGCTTTAAAATAGGCTTCAATACATTTTTGAAACCTTTAATGCTAGTCAGACAGCTTCCCAAACTGGGATTACTCTCTATTTTAGTCTTCTTTTCTGATGTGGACAGTATGAAATCTTTTCCCATTTTAAATTATTTCGGTTAATATTGTTCAAGGTCGTTTATGATATAACATTATGTACACTGAAACACCTGAGATACCATCTGGTGCTTCTCCGAATAAAACAAAAACAGCGATCCGAACATATGGTCGTGGTCCAGTTGGGCTACAAATTCCATCTCCTGCCCGTCTGGGTCATGTGGGGTTTCGTCACTTTGCAGCCAGTCCGGTTCACCTGTACGCAATGTGCCTTCGGTTGGGTTATCTTTTATTTCTACTTCCTGCATAATGCGCTCAATACCATTTTCAGTTTTGTTATAGATAAACTTCAGCTCTCTAGGCCAGTCAAAAACTCTTTCCTGTTCAAAATTGCTACACCAAAGATAGCTTTCGGTATGTACGATCATTATGGCCTGCTGCAGGGTATATTGTCCGGAAAGAACAAACTGCCCGGTACCATATCTATTTTCCGAAGTTACCTGTATTTCATTACCCAAATGTTCAAAGGTATATTTACCGCCCCATTTCCATTGCATTACCACTTTCTTATTACTTTTCACGGTGTATTCCAGAGGTGCATCACTGGTTTCTTCAGGAAAGCTGAAAGTATATTCAATAGTGTCGGGCAGACTATCCTTTTCATTGACTTTGGCCTGTATCTTATCTTGTCTTTCAATTTTACAGGTATATTTGAGAAATCCGGAATACGAATCATAGAAATGATTAAATGCATGCCGATATATCATGTCGCCATAATCAGCATTGGTTACCGACTTTTTTAAAGTAATGGAACGTCCCTCAATTTCCAGGTACCATGCATCCTCTTCTTCTTCAAATTTAGCTGAAAAAGGTATCCGCGTGTATGTAACCCCAAGGTTTTTATCTATTGCAGGAAGAATGTGGGAGGCCAGTTCCTTTGATGCAGTGAAGCCCTTGCGGGTCTTTTTGTAAAGGATCTTTTCAGTGATCTTTATATCGCCTCCCGGCTGATGTATGGTAATTCCTTCAATGAATCCATCTGCATCATAATGATAGGTATGCAATTCCGAATCCAGCCATTCCCCGTTGCCTTTATAATACTGTACTATTTTTGTAACCGGCATGAGTGCTCCGCCAACTTTATTATAACTGTATACCAGACGCTTCTGTGGACTGTACGAATACGAGCCCGACTGCATCAGAAGTCCGTCATTGCTGTAATGATCTACCTGTTTATAATTAAGTTCTTCTATCTTGTCTACCGAGGTTTGAAGGTGCTTACGCTTCACACCCATATCCTCATATTCTTCAAATTCATCAATTTTTTCCAGTTTAAGCGGGGCAAGCAGTCGGTATTTTTGATCTTCCAGACGGAAGTCCATGCGGCTTACATCCACATTCTGGATGATGAAAGTAAATGGAATTCCTTCCCATTTTTCATTGACTACGCCACCGTCCAGCTTTACAATAGGCAGCAGCTTCTTTTTGAACCCTTTTGTATCGTTCAGGCAGCTTTTCAGGCTGGGAAACCCTTCAATTTTAGATTTCTTTTTTGAAGGTGACAATATAAATTCTTTTTCCATTTCAAATTATTTTTGTTCCGTACAGATTACTTTTTAACACCTACCCAATTCCTGTCAAGGTCGCTGTATGGATAAATTTTTATCATCTTCAGCATATTGACGAATCCCTCATGTCCAAACATTTCTACGGTAGCCAGCTCTTCTTCAAATATCTCCATGCATAGCAGCAGATGGTGTTTGCGACCTTCAATATCAAATTCTTCATACACATCAAAAATGATATATCTTGGCTGGTCATCGCTTCCGGATATCTGGCAGATCTCATACGGATTGAATACTCTCCCGTATGCTGCACCTGCTATCTGCGTAAAGTTTTCGCACATACGTCTTTCCATGGTATTGAATGCGGTGGGAGGGTCCTGATTGATATCGTTGAAAGGCTGTTTTGTAAATGCGATCAGCTCATACGTTCCTTTTTGGTTGGGTTTTGTACCTTTTCCATCCGTAGTGATGAGTTCCATTGTGGTAAACCCGGTTCCTTCTATGTGATTTGGGAAATAATGCATATCCACGGCTCCTAATGTCATGCCTGCAATTACCCTGAATGGGATTACTGCGTGGCCAATCACTTCTGCCGAAGGGCCCAATGTGTTTTCAATGGCCTGTTGTTTCAGATTGTAATGTTCAATATATTTTTCGTTGCTGTCATTCATGGGATTCGTTTATTTTTTATAAGTATTATTGTCTTTACTCTATCACCAGCTTTACTCTTGTTATACCTTCTTCATCATCATATTCTTCATTGTACACACGTTTACCAATGATTCCATTTATTGCTGCTTGTACATCTTCCAATTCTCCTCCAAGTTCCAGAGTAACATTTCTTGAAGCATAATAGCTCTCCTCATCAATAAAATCGGATACATGCAGGTAAAACTGATTAAGTATATCTTCCAGCGGGTATTGTGAATCTTCCTCTCCTTCAAGTTCATAACTCAGGGCAAAGACATAATGACTCTCTTCAATATCTCTGTAGATGTTTCCTTCAGTCAGCTCGTAATTCGGGTTTTCTTTGTATTTATCAAGCTGTACTAATTGTATGTTTTTCATGGTTATTATAGTTATTGTTTAAAAATATATTCTGATTTCCTTATCAAGACCTTCAAACTTTCGATTGTAAAAAGTCTCTATACAATTGATTATTGACAGGATTTCTTAACCCTGCTTTTGATAAAAGAAGAAAAATTCACATTCACTTTAAAATTTTTGATATTGGTGGTAAGTTAATTTACTTTAGAATTACCTTCTGGATAGCCGCCTTTAGGGCTGTAGTATATTATTGAAACCCATTCGGATCATCTGGCTGTCTTTAGTTATTTTGATGTCAAACCATCAAAAAAGCTCTATAACATCTATTAATAGTAGTTTTTTCATGATTATTGTTTAAATATTAGTTTTATACAAATATAAAAAAAGTCCTGAGAAATAAATTTCAGGACTTTAATTTATCAAAAAAGATCTCTATTTAAACTTGTACCCTACTCCGATCTGAAGGAAGTTCATTTTCATTTTTTCATCGTTCACCGGATCTTTGATCATATTAGACAGACCAAAACTGTATCTTGCATCAACGAATAAACCTTTATAAATGTTATAATCTGCTCCAAAGAAAAGTCCGAAATCCGCAGACTTCAGCCCGTCATTAAATTGTTTTTCAAGAAACTGCTCAGCAGCATTGATTGATGAAGGATTTCCTACAGCGCCTTCCAGCTCAACTTTTACTTTAGTACTTGTTTTAATGCTTATATAAGGTCCTGCATAAATTCCCAACTCCGGTGTAGCATAATATCTGGCAGATACAGGAATCACAATTCTGTTCATTTTGAATTTTTCTGTTACGGTAATACTTCCGATACCCACTTCAGCTTTGCCGCCTAAACCGGCATATTCCAACTCTCCCTGGATTGCAAATTCATTATTGAACTTGTGCTCAACCAAAGCCCCGATATAAAATCCCGATTTAGATTTCAAACTGCCTTTAATCCCATCCAGTTCAATATCGTTTTCATTCCCGGTTAATTTGGATAGTGCATAGCCGCCTTTTACCCCAAATCTGGTTTGGGCATTCATTCCCGTAAACAGAGCAAGAGCTCCGATTAATAAGATTTTTTTCATGATTATTAGTTTAAATTTGATTTATAAAGATAAAAAAAAGCCCTAAAAATTACTCTTTAGGGCTTCTATTTTATAAATGTTTTGTTAATTACTTAGCAAAAACATATTTAACTCCGATAGTTACAGAAGATAAGTTTAATCCGAAGTTGTAGTTGTTTACACTTTTCGCACCATCTACATCGAACTTAGAAGTTCTGTATCCGAATTCACCGATAGTAGCTTCGATAGTCCAGTTTTTGTTTAAGAAATAATCTAAACCTGGCTTAACGTTAACACCGATTGTAGTGTAGTTAGCTTTGTTAGATGAAGACTGAGTAGCAGTAGTTGTTCCAGTTCCGGTTGTAGTAGTAGCAACAGATGAATTTTCGTTCTTAACGTTACCGAATTCCATTGGCACTTCTAATTGACCGAAGATGTAAAGTTTGTCAGCTAAAGTCCAGTATTTTCTTACGAATGGAGCAACAACGAATGCAGGCTTAGTTTCAGTAATTTCAGTAACTACAGTTGTGTTTCCAAAAGTCTGAGTGTTAGTTTTTGTACCTTTATCGCTTTTGTATCCAACTCCTAAACCTACAGCTAGGTTTGTACCTACGAAATATCCTGCAGTAGGAACAATTCTGAAGTTTTCTACTTTTGTATCGAAGTTGTTATCTTCTTCCTGAGCATAAGTTACCTGTCCTGAAAGATATGCAGTACCTTTAGCAATCTGAGCGTTGGATAAACCGAAAAGTGCAATAGCACCCGCTAATAATATTTTTTTCATTTTAAAAAATTTTAATACTTTCTGAGGGCAAATTTACAGTGAGCCCCTCTAATATTAAAATTTGTTAACCTGATTAATATCATTGTTAAAATTAATCATTTTCCGAAATTAAAACATAACAATAATGCAGCATTGAGGTTTTCACAATATTATGAATAAAAAAACTGAAATTTTTCAATGGTACTGGAATATCAATTATTTTCTTTAATTCATCAATTCATGAAAATTCATTCAAAATTTAAATTTTTAACACTTATTACAGCTTTAAAACGTTAATTTTTAAGATATTATACGCCAAAAATTAAACAAATGTTTAGATTTGAAGTCATAAATTTACAGTCCAACTCTTTAAAAAGTTCTTTTTTGTTAATATTTCTAGCCAATATCATAAAAAAACTCCGGCTTTTAGAGCCGAAGTCTTTCTTATTTGGTTTTTAAGTTTTCTTATTTAAGGAAGAAATTATATCCAATATTTACAGCACCTACGTTCCAGCTGGAAGTATACCATCCATAGTCACGTTTGTTGCTGATAGACTGGTATCCGATGTAAAGTTCACCTTTAGACATCTGGTATCCGAATTTCGGCTGTGCATAGAACCCTCCGTCTACTCCATCTTTGGTAGAAATTCCGTATCCTAAATCTAGTCCAACAAAGATAGGAGCTCC
This region of Chryseobacterium vaccae genomic DNA includes:
- the atpB gene encoding F0F1 ATP synthase subunit A; amino-acid sequence: MNRKISSLFFAFLFVFISGLATAQHETEGEKVAEKVEHKEDEKGFNATKVIMEHIGDSNEWHLWTTKDDSGEEHHVSIPLPVIIKDNEGWHTFLSSSIAHGHEHDGYTLEHGQVVSTKGVQKATLFSIISGKQKSNEVFFDLSITKNAASMFLSVIFMAVVFIGMARNYKKSQLPKGIGKVMEPVIVFIRDEVAIPNIGSVKYKRYMPYLLTAFFFIWFNNLFGLIPFFPFGANLTGNIAITCVLAIITLLITLFSANKDYWKHIFMPPVPLLLYPIMVPIEIIGIFTKPFALMMRLFANITAGHIMILAIISLIFIFKSPLLGFASVPLALFVSVLELLVAALQAYIFTVLSALFIGIAVAEHEHDHHEEHAH
- the ffh gene encoding signal recognition particle protein — encoded protein: MFNSLQDKLDKALHNISGRGKITEINVAETVKEIRRALVDADVNYKVAKDLTKRVQDKALGQNVLTSLTPGQLMTKIVHDELVDLMGGSQEGINLSGKPSVILIAGLQGSGKTTFSGKLANYLKTKRNKKPLLVACDVYRPAAIDQLKVLGGQIDVPVYTEEGATNPSTIAENAINFAKSNGHDVVIVDTAGRLAIDEQMMNEIKSVHYFIKPNETLFVVDSMTGQDAVNTAKAFNDALNFDGVVLTKLDGDTRGGAALTIRSVVEKPIKFISTGEKMEALDLFYPERMADRILGMGDVVSLVERAQEQFDEEEAKKLHKKIAKNEFGFDDFLKQINQIKKMGNMKDLMGMIPGVGKAIKDVEISDDAFKHIEAIIYSMTPDERRRPSIINTQRKQRIAKGAGRKIEDVNQLMKQFDQMGKMMKMMQGPQGKQMMQMMSKMPNMPGMGGMFGK
- a CDS encoding porin family protein — protein: MKKILLIGALALFTGMNAQTRFGVKGGYALSKLTGNENDIELDGIKGSLKSKSGFYIGALVEHKFNNEFAIQGELEYAGLGGKAEVGIGSITVTEKFKMNRIVIPVSARYYATPELGIYAGPYISIKTSTKVKVELEGAVGNPSSINAAEQFLEKQFNDGLKSADFGLFFGADYNIYKGLFVDARYSFGLSNMIKDPVNDEKMKMNFLQIGVGYKFK
- a CDS encoding outer membrane beta-barrel protein; amino-acid sequence: MKKILLAGAIALFGLSNAQIAKGTAYLSGQVTYAQEEDNNFDTKVENFRIVPTAGYFVGTNLAVGLGVGYKSDKGTKTNTQTFGNTTVVTEITETKPAFVVAPFVRKYWTLADKLYIFGQLEVPMEFGNVKNENSSVATTTTGTGTTTATQSSSNKANYTTIGVNVKPGLDYFLNKNWTIEATIGEFGYRTSKFDVDGAKSVNNYNFGLNLSSVTIGVKYVFAK